In the Yoonia rosea genome, GTCCGGCCATGGGCAGATCACGCGTGTTGATGTCTCGAAGGACGGTGGCATCACGTGGGAAACAGCACGGCTTGGAAAGCAGGGCGATACCAAAGCCTTGACCCGCTTCTATCTGGACACCGACTGGGACGGCAGCCCGATGCTCTTGCAATCGCGTGCTATCGACGAAACCGGCTATGTCCAGCCGACAAAGGACCAGTTGCGCGAAAAGCGCGGCGAGAACGCGGTCTATCACAACAACTGTATTCAAACCTGGTTTGTGAACGAAGAAGGGGTCGCCGAGAATGTCGAAGTCTCTTAATCTTTTCGTCCCCGCGATTGGTGGCACTGTGCTTTTGCTGGGTCTTGCCTATGGCATTTCCTCGCGTGAATACGGGGCCGCAACGATCGACTCGCTTGAAGCACGGGTGCAGCAGATCGAGGCAAACGCCGCACAAGCAACCGCCGAAGCGCAGGCAGCAGCCGCAGAAGCGGCGCGGCTGCTGCAAGAGCGTGAAGAACTTGCGGCTCTGGCCGCTGTCAGCGGCGCGAGCCTGACCGCACCAGCGCCTGTGATCGAAGGCACCTACGGTTTGGGCCGTGTGGCCTTTGATGAAGAAATTGCCGCATGGGATGTCGATGTCCTGCCAGACGGGCGGGGCCTGCCGGAAGGCCGTGGTGATGTCTTTACCGGAGAAGAGGTCTTTGTTGACAAATGTGCCTCTTGTCACGGTGATTTTGCGGAAGGTGTTGGCAACTGGCCTGTGCTTGCCGGTGGTTTTGACACATTGGCAAATCGGGATCCGGTGAAAACAGTGGGGTCCTACTGGCCCTATCTTTCGACCGCATGGGACTACATCAATCGGTCAATGCCTTTTGGTGAAGCGGGTACGCTGACGCCCGATGAGACCTACGCGATCGTGGCGTATCTTTTGTATTCCAACAACATGGTTGATGACGATTTCGAGCTGAGCCACGAGAACTTTACGGAAGTTGAGATGTATAACGCCGACGGCTTTGTCGTCGATGACCGGCCCGAGCTTGAGTATGCCGAATGGCGCACGGAACCTTGCATGGAAAATTGCAAGGAGAGCGTCGAGATTACGATGCGCGCGACGTTCCTCGATGTGACCCCAGACGAAGACGTGGAAGCCGCAGTCAGCGCGCCCGCAACCGAGGCCACTCCGGCCGTAGCTGTCGCCGAAGATGCGGGCGGCATTGATCCGGCCCTGATCGCCGCTGGTGAGGGTGCATTCCGCCAGTGCCAGACCTGCCATCAGGTTGGCGAGGGCGCGCGCAACCGCACGGGGCCTGTCTTGAATGGGGTGATTGGGCAGGCAATCGGGTCCGTTGGCGGGTTTCGTTACTCGGGTGTCTTCGAACAGGCAAATGCCGCCGGTGAGGTGTGGACTGCGGAAAGCCTTGCCGCGTTCCTGACGGATCCACGCGGCACAATGTCCGGCACGAAGATGGCGTTCCGTGGTGTCGGGGACGAAGCCGAGGTTGCGGCACTGATCGCCTATTTGCAGAGCTTTGCAGACTAATGCGTCGTCATCTTCTGCTGCTCGCCTTTCTCGGCGCCGCCAGCCACGGCTTTGCCGAAGTTGGCGGTGATCCCGAACGGGGCGAAGAACTCTTTCGCCAATGCAGCAGTTGCCATCAGGTCGGGCAGGGGGCGGTTGACCGGATCGGTCCCCAACTGAACCATATCTTTGACCGTGCCGCGGGCGAGGCCGAGGGGTTCCGGTATTCGGCGGGATTTGAACGTGCCGCCGCAGGCGGGCTGGTCTGGACCTATGACACGCTCGATAGTTTCATTGAGAACCCCCGTGTGCTGGTGTCCAACACACGGATGAGCTTTCGCGGTATCGCCGAACAGCAGGACCGCGATGATCTGTTGGCCTATCTGCGGTTGTTCTCATCCAGCCCCGCAAACATTCCAGAGGCCGCACCGACAGCGGCCGCGGTGGATCACGCGGTTGCCCCTGAGGTCCTCGCCATCGTTGGGGATCCGGCATATGGCGAATACCTGTCCGGCGAATGCACGGCGTGCCATCAGGCAAGCGGTGCGGCGACCGGTATCCCATCCATCACAAACTGGCCGACCGAGGACTTTGTCGTCGCGATGCATGCCTACAAGGAAGGCGTGCGCGCCCATCCTGTCATGCAGATGATGGCGGGCCGGTTATCTAACGAAGAGATTGCGGCCTTGGCGGCCTATTTTGAAAGCATCCAGTAACGGGGTGCACCACTGGGAGGAGACAAATATGACTTTTAACAGAAGGACGTTTTTGGGAACGGCGGCTGCGACAGCAGGCCTTTTGACCGCACCGATGGTGCGCGCACAGGGAAAACCCCGCGTTGTCGTGATTGGCGGTGGTGCGGGCGGCGCGACCGCGGCGCGCTATCTTGCCAAGGACAGTCAGGGCGCGCTTGACGTCACTTTGGTCGAGCCGACACGCACCTATTACACCTGTTTCTTTTCCAACCTCTACTTGGGCGGTTTCCGCGACATGGGCTCGCTTGGCCATAGCTATGGCACGCTGGCCGCTGACTATGGCATCAACGTCATTCACGACTGGGCCGTTGGTGTGGACCGTGACGCCAAGACTGTCACCCTCGCCGGTGGAAGCAGCCTGCCTTATGACCGTCTGATCCTGTCACCCGGTATTGATTTTGTGGACGGTGCCGTCGAGGGCTGGGATGTGTCTGCGCAAAACGCGATGCCACATGCCTATAAGGGTGGGTCACAAACCGAACTGCTCAGGGCGCAGATCATGGCAATGCCGCAGGGCGGTACCTTTGCAATGGTCGCACCGCCAAACCCCTACCGTTGCCCGCCCGGCCCGTACGAGCGGATCTCAATGGTGGCGCATACGCTCAAAGAGGTGAACCCGACGGCCAAGATCCTGATTGCCGATCCGAAAGAAAGCTTCTCCAAACAAGGCTTGTTCGAGGAAGGCTGGAACCGGCACTATGCCGGCATGGTCGAGCGGATCGGGCCGGACTTTGGCGGAGCGAATGTGTCGGTTGATCCGCAGGCGATGACCCTGACGATTGATGGTGACGTCAACGACGTTGATGTCTGCAACGTGATCCCCGCGATGAAAGCGGGCCGGATTGCCGAAATCGCAGGTATCACCGATGGCAACTGGGCACCGGTCAATGCTGCCGACATGTCTTCCAAGATGGACCCGAACATTCATGTCCTGGGTGATGCAGCCGCACAGGGCGATATGCCGAAATCCGGCTTCTCGGCCAACAGCCAGGCCAAGGTTTGCGCCAATGCGGTACGCGGTGCTTTGACCGGATCAACCGTGTTCCCGGCACGTTTTGCAAACACCTGCTGGTCTTTGATCGACACCAATGACGGCGTGAAGGTTGGTGCAACATATGAAGCAACCGACGAAAAGATCGCGAAGGTCGACGGCTTCGTCAGTGCGACCGGCGAAAGCGATGAACTGCGTGCAGCCACCTATCAGGAATCGATCGGCTGGTACGACGGGATCGTCGCCGACATGTTCGGATAATCACCTGTCGGGCCTTGATGTATATCAGGGCCCGCCAAAACGTAGGCAGCTAGGCTTTTGCAATGGAGGAAGTGATATGAAAAATCTACTTATCGGTATGTTCATGGGTCTGGCTGCGTCTCAGGTCGGCGCACAAGAGGCTGTAACCTACCCCTTTGACGGCAGCTTTGATGACGCAACTTTTGCGGTTGAGAACGCCATCATCGGCAAAGGCCTTGTGATTGATTACGTCAGTCACACCGGCGATATGCTGGCGCGGACAGCCGAGGATGTCGGCAGTGACAAGATGCTCTTTGAGGGGGCGGATATCTTCTTGTTCTGCTCTGCCCAACTCTCGCGCGAGGTGATGGAAGCGGACCCGATGAATATCGCGCATTGCCCCTATGGCATCTTTGTCGCGGCACTGGAGGGCGAGGTTCTGGTGGGGCATCGCACCTACCCTGACGGTGAAATGCAAAAGGTGCAGATGCTCTTGGATGAGATCGTACAGGAAGCGGTCGGTGGATAAGGATAAAGATGAATTACGACGGATATTTCGCGACCGCACTTGCGCAGCTGCAGGATGAGGGCAACTACCGTGTTTTTGCGGACCTTGAACGCCATCGCGGAAACTTTCCGCAGGCGACCAACCACGGTGCGCAAACCCGCAATGTGACGATCTGGTGCTCGAATGACTATCTGGGCATGGGGCAGCACCCTGACGTGCTGTCCGCCATGCATGAGGCGCTGGATAAGGTTGGTGCAGGGGCAGGCGGGACGCGGAATATCTCGGGCACGACCCACAACCATGTGTTGCTGGAGGCGGAACTGGCCGATCTGCACAACAAGGAAGCGGCGTTGCTTTTCACCAGCGGATATGTGTCCAACTGGGCGGCACTTGGCACGCTGGCTGCGAAAATTCCTGATTGTCTGGTGCTGTCTGACGCGCTCAACCATGCCAGCATGATTGAAGGTATTCGCCATTCAAAGGCAGAGCGCCAGATTTGGCGGCACAATGATCTAGAGCATCTTGAGCAATTGCTGGCCGCACAGCCGCTTGAGCGGGCGAAACTGATTGCCTTTGAAAGCGTTTATTCCATGGATGGCGATATCGCGCCCATCGCTGAAATTTGTGATCTGGCCGCGAAATACAACGCCATGACCTATCTTGATGAGGTCCATGCCGTGGGCCTCTATGGCCCGCGCGGTGGCGGGATCGCTGAGCGTGAAGGCCTGATGGACCGTGTCACGGTCATTGAAGGAACACTGGGCAAAGCCTTTGGTGTCATGGGCGGCTACATCGCGGCCTCGGCTGATCTGTGCGACTTTGTCCGGTCTTTTGCCAGCGGGTTTATCTTTACCACAGCCCTTCCGCCTGCTGTTGCCGCGGGTGCTGCGGCCTCGATCCGGCATCTGAAATCCAGTGCGGCGGAACGTGCGGCCCAGAAGAAGAAAGTCGCCGAAGTTCGCGCGCGGCTTGATGCGATTGGTATTCCGCATATCGACAACCCCAGCCACATCATTCCGGTGATGGTAGGCGATCCGGTGAAATGCAAATACCTGTCTGATATTCTGATGCGGGATTATGGCATCTACATCCAGCCGATCAATTATCCGACCGTGCCCAAAGGGACCGAGCGTTTGCGGATCACCCCGTCACCGGTGCATTCGGACGCAGATATTGACCACCTCGTCGGTGCATTGGAAACCCTCTGGACCCAATGCCAGCTTGCACGCCTGCCAATGGCCGCGCAGTAGGTTTGACTTGCATCAAAGCGCCCCGCGCCCTGCGTTGGTACAGCCAAGATCTATGGACGGGGCCAAGACATGCTTGAAAATCTGATCGAAACTTACGGTGAAGGGGCCATCCTGATGGCCTTGGGCGGCTTGGTGGGGGTGCTGTTTGGTGCCACAGCGCAGCACTCGCGGTTTTGCCTGCGCGCGGCCACGGTTGAAGTGGCCGAAGGCAAACTGGGCCCGCGTCTTTCCATCTGGCTGATTGCGTTTTCTGCCGGAGTTTTGGCGGTCCAGACCCTGATTGTACTGGGCTGGCTTGATGTGTCGCAAAGCCGTCAATTGGCCACGACAGGCAGCATGTCAGGTGCCATCATCGGCGGGCTGATGTTTGGCGTCGGCATGATCCTTGCGCGCGGCTGCGCCAGCCGGTTGCTGGTGCTGTCGGCCACGGGAAACCTGCGGGCCATTGTGACCGGACTGGTGCTGACGCTGGTGGCACAATCCGCCCTACGCGGCGCGCTGGCACCCGCGCGTGAGCAGCTTGCGTCGCTCTGGCTGGTGCCCGGTGGCACGATGCGCAGCCTGCTCTTGCAGACCGGGCTGACCTCGACGCTGGCAGCCATGATCGCGGCGGTCGCCTTGGGGGCGGCCCTTTGGCACAGTCACCGCCAGAGCGTGAAAACCAGCCACGCAATCGCCGCTGTGGGCGTTGGCCTCGCGGTCGCGCTTGGCTGGCTTGGGACCTACGTCGTTGCGATGAATTCCTTTGAGGTTGTGGCCATATCGTCGGTCACATTCACGGGCCCGTCGACGGATACACTTATGGGACTGGTGAATAGCACGGAATTGCCGCTGGGGTTTGGTATCGGTCTTGTTCCAGGGGTTTTTGTGGGCGCAGGCGCGATGGCTTTGGCCACGAAAGAGGCGCGCATCCAGCGTTTTGGCCCCGATAGCCCCATGGAGGTCTATCTGATCGGGGCAGCACTCATGGGCTTTGGCAGTATGCTGGCCGGCGGCTGTGCGGTCGGGGCAGGCATGTCCGGCGGGGCGATTTTTGCGCTGACGGCCTGGGTGGCCGTGGGAGCGATGTGGGTGGGGGCGATGGTAACACAGCGCGTGCTGCACCGCCCCTCACTTGTGATCGCCTGATCTACTCGAATTCCATCTGCTCATAGATGCGTCCGGCATTCTTGGCCGCCAGTTCCTCGAATGTATCCAGATGGGCATAGGGCGACTGGTCCACGTAATAAGCCTCGGCAAGCCCGCCACCGGCCTCAAGATGTTCGGCAATCTTGCCGCGCAGATATTCCAGATAGCCTTTGGTATAAAGGCGCACCTGATCCATGTTGGTCGGATGCCCGTGCCCGGGGATCACATAGGTCGCATTCAGCGGCTCGAACGCGGTGTCCCATGTGTCCAGCCAATCCAGCGTATTTGTGTCGTCAAAGAGCGGCAGCATCCTTTCGTGAAAGGCGATATCGCCTGCAATCACAAGCTCTTGGTTCGGCAGCCAGACGACAACATCTCCTGCGCTGTGTGACGGCCCAAGATAGCGGACTTCGATGCGGAAATCACCAAGTTCGACGATGTATGCATCGCTGAAGGTCTCGGTCGGGCCTTGCAGATAAGTGCCTTCTGCTTTCTCTTTATTCAGGCCTTGCATGGCTTCGAGAATCTGAAAACCGCGGTCTTCGAATTCGGCAGCGGCGTCCTCATGGGCAATGATCGGCACGCCCTTTTCGGCCCAATAGGAATTGCCCAGCATCGCATGGCCCTGACCGTTTTCATTGACCACCAGAACCACAGGCTCATCTGTGCGGGCCTTGATTTCGTCGTGCAAGGCCGCAGCCAGCACATAGGCACCGCCGCCGTTGATCACGACGACACCTTCGCCTGTGACGATAAAGCTGAGGTTATTGTTGTGGCCGCTGTTTTCGTAGGTTGGCGGTGCGGTGGCCCCGATGGCGCTGAAGACACCGGGGATAAATTCAACCGGTGCGCTGTAAAGGGCGGAACCGGGATACTGGTCCGCGATGTTTTCGTTGGCTTGCGCGGTTGTCGCAAAAACGGCCAATACCGGAAGAACGTAACGGATCATGTCTCTTCACCGACAAAAACAAAGCCGTCGCCGTGCCGTTCTGCACGGCCCAAACCGCCACCCGGCAGATGGAACCCGATCAGGCGCATTTGCGATGTGCTGAGCTGGTCAAGCAAGCCAAGGCGCGTCTGGACGCCCAGTTCAGGATCCTGATCCGACCCCGAGAGCCAGGCCGGTTTCTCGAAAGCGATATGATGGTTCACAATGCTATCACCAAGGATCATGATGCTTTCACTGCCCAGTTGCACCTCAAACGCCATGTGACCTGGGGTATGGCCGGGGGTCATGCGCGACAGAACGCCGGGCAGGATTTCCTGATCATCCTCAAAGAGGTTGATCTGCTCGGCCAGCAACTCAAGACGGCTTTGGGCCCCCACAGCAAAGGTCACACGGCCCTCGTCGATGGTGGATACGGTGTCGGGATCGGTCCAGTAGTCCCATTCGGCGCGGCCCATGTGATAGGTCGCATCAGGGAACAACAGATCGCCGAAATCATCCCGCACCCCCCAAAGATGGTCGGGGTGGGCATGGGTAAAGACCACATCGGTGACATCGAAAATATCAACGCCCAAGGTATCGAAGGCATCCAGCAACTTACCGGCGCTGGGCATGAATTCCTGCCCCGCACCCACATCAAACAGGATGGTGCGGTCGCCGCTGCGCA is a window encoding:
- a CDS encoding c-type cytochrome, coding for MSKSLNLFVPAIGGTVLLLGLAYGISSREYGAATIDSLEARVQQIEANAAQATAEAQAAAAEAARLLQEREELAALAAVSGASLTAPAPVIEGTYGLGRVAFDEEIAAWDVDVLPDGRGLPEGRGDVFTGEEVFVDKCASCHGDFAEGVGNWPVLAGGFDTLANRDPVKTVGSYWPYLSTAWDYINRSMPFGEAGTLTPDETYAIVAYLLYSNNMVDDDFELSHENFTEVEMYNADGFVVDDRPELEYAEWRTEPCMENCKESVEITMRATFLDVTPDEDVEAAVSAPATEATPAVAVAEDAGGIDPALIAAGEGAFRQCQTCHQVGEGARNRTGPVLNGVIGQAIGSVGGFRYSGVFEQANAAGEVWTAESLAAFLTDPRGTMSGTKMAFRGVGDEAEVAALIAYLQSFAD
- a CDS encoding c-type cytochrome, with protein sequence MRRHLLLLAFLGAASHGFAEVGGDPERGEELFRQCSSCHQVGQGAVDRIGPQLNHIFDRAAGEAEGFRYSAGFERAAAGGLVWTYDTLDSFIENPRVLVSNTRMSFRGIAEQQDRDDLLAYLRLFSSSPANIPEAAPTAAAVDHAVAPEVLAIVGDPAYGEYLSGECTACHQASGAATGIPSITNWPTEDFVVAMHAYKEGVRAHPVMQMMAGRLSNEEIAALAAYFESIQ
- a CDS encoding NAD(P)/FAD-dependent oxidoreductase — its product is MTFNRRTFLGTAAATAGLLTAPMVRAQGKPRVVVIGGGAGGATAARYLAKDSQGALDVTLVEPTRTYYTCFFSNLYLGGFRDMGSLGHSYGTLAADYGINVIHDWAVGVDRDAKTVTLAGGSSLPYDRLILSPGIDFVDGAVEGWDVSAQNAMPHAYKGGSQTELLRAQIMAMPQGGTFAMVAPPNPYRCPPGPYERISMVAHTLKEVNPTAKILIADPKESFSKQGLFEEGWNRHYAGMVERIGPDFGGANVSVDPQAMTLTIDGDVNDVDVCNVIPAMKAGRIAEIAGITDGNWAPVNAADMSSKMDPNIHVLGDAAAQGDMPKSGFSANSQAKVCANAVRGALTGSTVFPARFANTCWSLIDTNDGVKVGATYEATDEKIAKVDGFVSATGESDELRAATYQESIGWYDGIVADMFG
- a CDS encoding DUF302 domain-containing protein, with translation MKNLLIGMFMGLAASQVGAQEAVTYPFDGSFDDATFAVENAIIGKGLVIDYVSHTGDMLARTAEDVGSDKMLFEGADIFLFCSAQLSREVMEADPMNIAHCPYGIFVAALEGEVLVGHRTYPDGEMQKVQMLLDEIVQEAVGG
- the hemA gene encoding 5-aminolevulinate synthase; amino-acid sequence: MNYDGYFATALAQLQDEGNYRVFADLERHRGNFPQATNHGAQTRNVTIWCSNDYLGMGQHPDVLSAMHEALDKVGAGAGGTRNISGTTHNHVLLEAELADLHNKEAALLFTSGYVSNWAALGTLAAKIPDCLVLSDALNHASMIEGIRHSKAERQIWRHNDLEHLEQLLAAQPLERAKLIAFESVYSMDGDIAPIAEICDLAAKYNAMTYLDEVHAVGLYGPRGGGIAEREGLMDRVTVIEGTLGKAFGVMGGYIAASADLCDFVRSFASGFIFTTALPPAVAAGAAASIRHLKSSAAERAAQKKKVAEVRARLDAIGIPHIDNPSHIIPVMVGDPVKCKYLSDILMRDYGIYIQPINYPTVPKGTERLRITPSPVHSDADIDHLVGALETLWTQCQLARLPMAAQ
- a CDS encoding YeeE/YedE family protein, whose translation is MLENLIETYGEGAILMALGGLVGVLFGATAQHSRFCLRAATVEVAEGKLGPRLSIWLIAFSAGVLAVQTLIVLGWLDVSQSRQLATTGSMSGAIIGGLMFGVGMILARGCASRLLVLSATGNLRAIVTGLVLTLVAQSALRGALAPAREQLASLWLVPGGTMRSLLLQTGLTSTLAAMIAAVALGAALWHSHRQSVKTSHAIAAVGVGLAVALGWLGTYVVAMNSFEVVAISSVTFTGPSTDTLMGLVNSTELPLGFGIGLVPGVFVGAGAMALATKEARIQRFGPDSPMEVYLIGAALMGFGSMLAGGCAVGAGMSGGAIFALTAWVAVGAMWVGAMVTQRVLHRPSLVIA
- a CDS encoding MBL fold metallo-hydrolase, which translates into the protein MIRYVLPVLAVFATTAQANENIADQYPGSALYSAPVEFIPGVFSAIGATAPPTYENSGHNNNLSFIVTGEGVVVINGGGAYVLAAALHDEIKARTDEPVVLVVNENGQGHAMLGNSYWAEKGVPIIAHEDAAAEFEDRGFQILEAMQGLNKEKAEGTYLQGPTETFSDAYIVELGDFRIEVRYLGPSHSAGDVVVWLPNQELVIAGDIAFHERMLPLFDDTNTLDWLDTWDTAFEPLNATYVIPGHGHPTNMDQVRLYTKGYLEYLRGKIAEHLEAGGGLAEAYYVDQSPYAHLDTFEELAAKNAGRIYEQMEFE
- a CDS encoding MBL fold metallo-hydrolase — protein: MRLTRRKVIQGGASATLSAALTPPVWAQTTLQADDRTLNTLSDGNLVLPKSFAFGGTAPEGADEMLARYGITGDSMTPDCNVTLLRSGDRTILFDVGAGQEFMPSAGKLLDAFDTLGVDIFDVTDVVFTHAHPDHLWGVRDDFGDLLFPDATYHMGRAEWDYWTDPDTVSTIDEGRVTFAVGAQSRLELLAEQINLFEDDQEILPGVLSRMTPGHTPGHMAFEVQLGSESIMILGDSIVNHHIAFEKPAWLSGSDQDPELGVQTRLGLLDQLSTSQMRLIGFHLPGGGLGRAERHGDGFVFVGEET